Genomic DNA from Hordeum vulgare subsp. vulgare chromosome 2H, MorexV3_pseudomolecules_assembly, whole genome shotgun sequence:
CAGGCTCAATTGATCTCCAAGAATTCTTGTTGTCTACCTCGCTTGAGCTAACAAGTTTCGAGTCTGTATCGTTGCCGATCTGTTCACCGGCACTCTTTGGCAGATACAAGATGATGGCATTTCATGGAAATCATCTCGTCCATGTCTGGGATCGTCTGGCTCCCCCATAAGGCCCCTCTGGACTTTCTTTACCTTCTGTGAAAATGTATCCCAACCCGTTTGATTCCGCGTCTGAAATAATGCATTGAGCTTTTTCGTGTTTGGGCGAATAGTTCTCTTGTGGCCCATGTATCGCCTACAGATTTGATAGGGCATCAAGACCATTAGCATATTAAATGTAGAACCAAacgagcataaataaactaccacCAACACACAAAGACACCATGTATAGCCTTAGGGATAAGATAACTAGGGTGCATGGGCACAGTGGACTGTGCCTCAAGTCATTTCTTtccattgtattgcaataaattcTACAAAAGTATATTCTAAAATACCCAAACATATATCCAGAAAAAAAGAGGGATCTATACCTGCGTCCAGCTAATACCTTGGCCATGTTTCCATTATTATTTGTAACAAAAACATCACTCTCATCACATACAATGAAGTCAACAGCAGCCAATCGTGAAGAAAAAGGAAGGAATGGTTTCAGATCATCTCCAGCAAGCATCTCCTTGGTGTAGAAGTTAGGAAAGAGTTCACGCAGAGGCCGGAGAGTTTCTTCTCCGCCATATATTTCTCCAGAAGCAACATACAGGTAAGTTTCATTGCCAAAACCAAGAGCCCGCAGCATTAAACCAATTTCATGAGGAGTCAATGGACATTTTCCCCTAGTGCGCTCATCCTCAGCACTCAAGTCCTGCTAGTAATAACCAATCTAAATCATTTCACCATTTAAAGCTTACAGTAAATGACACCAACTGACCAAAATCCAATCACCTTAAATATGATAACTAAAAGTAATATCATCATCTCAAACAGCGTGTTCTTTTGGAGAAATCATACTCAACATATTCTTGTAGGTCCAAAAGAGAAACACAAAACCGAACAAAGAGCCAACAATAAAGGAAGTAAAAAAGTGATAATCATAGTTATGGACCCATCTGTCGAGAACTATACGATAGGAAAACCTCATTATCCCACCAAGTTTCAGAGTCTTACAGGTAATGTATCCCACCGTTTCCTAATTTCAGCCAgttcctttctttctttttcacCACCACCATAGTAACAGCCAGAAAATGCAagcatgtcaggttcaaacctagtGACATAACCAAAAGTTGATGTTTAGTAAAATATGCGTACTTTCAGGAAAATGTTCATAAATTCCATTTAGGAACCACACCTCAAGTGAATGGCGACATATCGTGAGCTCATGACTCTCAACCTTCGTACCAGTTTTTTACCAAGAGTTTGTATGGATTTTTTGAATCTTAATGCATGAAAGTTTACTCGACAACGTAACTTCTGCAATTCTTCATCAAGTTCATTGGTGAGCCGATAATCAAACTTAGTTAGCTGCAAAGCCTGCAAAATTTTCAACAGCTTAGTTAATAGTTAGATGTAGCTCTATTCATATATTCCTCGCTTCATCAAAACAGATGACTCACATATCGCTATAATAGTTTCATATATACTGCCAATTAATACAGTATTTAATTTACCTTTTATCTTAATAAAAGGGACATCAGGATGTATTCTCTTAACCAACAACTACCAAGCTGACCATGCAACAGTAAGTAATGAGACAACCAGACTTTCAGATTATCACACACATAACTGCTTACACTAAAGCAGGTGAATACAATGGTTATCTTGAAATTAAACATACTAATAAGCAGAAGACTGTGAAATGAAATATCTTCTGTTTGTACACGATGACATGCTTGACAAGGAAAGAAGCAACCAAGCAATAAATAGTAGCATGTACATGATAAATACAgagcaatatgcaacaagttccaAACCAATGCGCTTGTTTGGTTTACTTACTCGCCTTCGCATCAGAATAGGCAAAACTTCATCAATATAAAACTCAGGCATGGATTTTCTAGGTGCCCGCATAGTCCATGGAAGTTTATCCATTGATATCATAACTTCATAAGGGATCCTTTTAACAACAGTTACATCCTTTGATAAGTACGATATGAACCAGTCCGTGTCAAAAATATCAGAGAATTCGCTGCATAtaacacatacagtatgaggacaaGTCCCTGTGAGGAGCAAACAACCATAGAATATGCCATGTAATCTCAAGTTCTTAAGTCACCTGTCATCCTTCCAGAATGAGCGGTGGTCTAACTCAGGCACAACAAGTGTGGCATTCAAAATCcaggcaacaacaacagcatctgtTATCTGGAAACTGAAGATCATAATGGTAATATAATGGATAAGAGAAACAAATCAATTACAAGTTGAAAAAAGATTATACCCCTACGCGTTGTTGGTTTAGTCCCCCGCTAGTAGCAATCAGCAAGTAGCCAGTAGAACTGTTCTCCGGCAGAGCCGCTGAAAGATGAACACATAGGAACCTCAACATTGTAATTATTCTCGCCCTTCGCAATCTAGTTTAAAAGGGATGGACTTGATTGAGTTGAGCAGACTAACATCTTAATTTGGGGCTCCTCCCGCTGCATCCGTAGTACAGGCTGGAATACCTTGATTTCCAAATATCAATGGGTTCGCTGTTTCTAACCTGCACGATTATTAGCATCATAGAGCAGTATCAGTTGAGAATGACTgcggagtttgcaatggattatgAACGAACAGGCAAGACAGTGACTAGTAATCTTTCAAACCCGCAAATTGAACTTTTGATCAGCCAGTTTATGAGGAAAATCaccctccctccgtctcaaaatgagTGTCGCCCATTTAGTATAAAATTTGTACTAGTTTGGTTATAAATTTACCACACTTATTTTGGGAACGAGGGAGTACATATTTGGCGAAACAAGTGAGCTCTTCACTCAGCCCCTTTTTATTTCTAGGTTACGATGTGACAGGCGTTGCCATCGGTACCGGCATTCACTGACCAGTATCAAACTCTTTCTACAGAAATCGCACTCAGCAAACCGCGTAAACCAAAACTTACACACAATTCGGCCCGATTGTACAAGAAATAGAAGGGCCAATGTTTCAACCAGTTACCTGATTGGACCGCCACCGGCTCCGGATCCGCGACCAGTCGGCGTCGGTGACGATGTGCCCGGTGAAGAGCGATACGAAGCCTAGCAAGAAAAGGGCCGTGCCCAGGAACACCGGGGATGGCTGAGCCCTCCTCGCCGTCTTCGGCGAAGCGGAGCCGGGGCCGAAGTGTGGCTTCGCCAGATCAGGCTTCCTCCCCATGACGCGAGGTTATCAGGTCGTGCCCCGCGGCAGACCCCCAGCATGCAGAAACTGCAACCTGGGCGGCGCCGCCAACGCCGGAGCGCGAGCCCGCCGCGCTAGATCGTGGAGGCGCGAGAGCTCGCGGAGGGGGCGCCCATGGCGAGTGGAGGAAACTGTTGTGTGAACGCGGAGCGGACCGTGTCCGTACTACAGGGCCCACAGACAGGTAAAGAAAgccttctgtttttgttttgtttttttagacaAGGAAGCCTTCTGGTGCAAAGGCCGGTCCTGCTGGCCTGGCCCGGCATGTTTATAATCGGCCCGCGTCTGGCCCGCTAACCTAGGCACGAGTGCCCGCAGTCCGGTTATTTCCTTAATTTCTCTTGCCTAAAAAAACCTTTTAAATTTTCTAGAATTTATTTATATATTAGCGCCCCAAAATGTGGCATCGCCCATCGCTGAAGCCGTCGGTGGGTGGGCTAGCCCGGTAAGTAGTACACATATGTGTGCTTAGTTGTTTTCTGCGGGTCAGATCTGATTATTCGTGTTATTGAACGAAATTGAATGGACGATTAGTCCTGTTTTTATTGATTCttaagtatatatacatctggaagaagtgcgaagaagaggtgtctgttcggaggcatcccttcAGAACAGGTGTctgttggcaatagagagagatgaaacacGACTGCTCGGCGTTGGACACATCCCTTggattaatctactaattaatttctaacactcccccttgtacaaaCCGCTCCTTAAATGTTTCatcgttgaaagcttcttgcatatagatcttccatcttgagaaatcttTCAGATAATCTTCAGAGTCTCcttaaaaaccctgtgggaaaaatatgaggagaatagaatagatatgttgctaaaactccttcaagcccaatgggaaaaataaggagaaaatgatgtaacatatgatgatcattgtctcttgataactcatatgagaaaacctttgaagaaggagaaaactcattgttaagtttagagaacaataaatatgtcttgagtacttcctttaaaaaacccggtagggaaaatagaaagcaTGACATGATCTTTAAAaagatattgcctcactaaaaaccattatgagaaactagAAAGGCCAATTCGAGTGCGGATATTTAACAGAACATTGTATTAGTTTTGACGTCCGAAGCATGAAAAACTGTCATCCTGTTTTTTTCTTCatcattactagcaaaagggttcGTACGTTGCAACGGGACAAAGAAATGCGTGATCATTTTTTAAATCAGCGAACATTTTATGAATGAAAAACTATTTTATAAGTCACAAACCATTGTTTTTTAAACTTTTAGAATATTTTTCCATTCATGATCATTTTTAGAATTGACAAAATATTGCACAATTTCATTATAAAAAGTACTTCACGAACttttaaaaaatcatgaacattgttTGATTTCTcgaatatttgtttcaaaatttcaaacattttCTGCAAAATCACGAGTATTTTTTAATCAACAaacattttataatttattaAACATTCTATTTCAAAATTCCCAATTTTAAAATTTTCGAAAAAAATTTGCGTCCTTCCCTATTTTCAAAATGGGGAGGAGAAAGCATTCTCTACATCCGTAGAAATTGTAAGTGAAGCACGAGGAACGACAACAGTGAGTATAAACAGAGAAGGCGCTAATTAGGCGGGCGGGATCAAGCGAGGCCCGAATGGACCAGAGCTCGTACTGGGCCTACTTCATTAACGGATGAGGCCTCATACCTAGTGAGGCGACAAAAATACCTGAAACATTTGCAAAGgaagaacaacagtagcaacaacaaaaacgagaACAACAAATGATAGTGATACCGGAAACTTTTTCCGAGATGgaggaacaacagcaacaaatgaTAGTGAAAGAGCAACAAACGGATgatatgcatattcttcatgtccTGTAGTAGTAAAGTGAAGAAATTGACACTTTGTTCAAAAGCCATTGAATGAACAACTCTACGCTTTTATTGCAGGCTCGGATCACACCACAGCGTCCATCATTTCTGAAAATTTGCAGCAGGATCAGGAGACGCATGTTGTTACATGCGATTCTTTGACAGAGAACCAGCTGCTGCTCATGAGACTGCTGGTAAAGGATCGGTACTTGCTCGAAACCGCAAAGTCGATCGTCAGAGTTGATGGCCCCGTCAGTTTCATGGACGACGTCGCCGGCGCGCCGAACTGGTCGGACAAGGGCAACGACCTCCTCTCCGATGTGGCCCGGGAGGTGACCAGAAGGAAAGGCAAACGGagcgaggccatggaggaggtcaGCGTGGCGCGCGCCACCAAC
This window encodes:
- the LOC123427560 gene encoding O-fucosyltransferase 29-like isoform X1 — encoded protein: MGRKPDLAKPHFGPGSASPKTARRAQPSPVFLGTALFLLGFVSLFTGHIVTDADWSRIRSRWRSNQVRNSEPIDIWKSRYSSLYYGCSGRSPKLRSALPENSSTGYLLIATSGGLNQQRVGITDAVVVAWILNATLVVPELDHRSFWKDDSEFSDIFDTDWFISYLSKDVTVVKRIPYEVMISMDKLPWTMRAPRKSMPEFYIDEVLPILMRRRALQLTKFDYRLTNELDEELQKLRCRVNFHALRFKKSIQTLGKKLVRRLRVMSSRYVAIHLRFEPDMLAFSGCYYGGGEKERKELAEIRKRWDTLPQDLSAEDERTRGKCPLTPHEIGLMLRALGFGNETYLYVASGEIYGGEETLRPLRELFPNFYTKEMLAGDDLKPFLPFSSRLAAVDFIVCDESDVFVTNNNGNMAKVLAGRRRYMGHKRTIRPNTKKLNALFQTRNQTGWDTFSQKVKKVQRGLMGEPDDPRHGRDDFHEMPSSCICQRVPVNRSATIQTRNLLAQAR
- the LOC123427560 gene encoding O-fucosyltransferase 29-like isoform X2, whose protein sequence is MGRKPDLAKPHFGPGSASPKTARRAQPSPVFLGTALFLLGFVSLFTGHIVTDADWSRIRSRWRSNQVRNSEPIDIWKSRYSSLYYGCSGRSPKLRSALPENSSTGYLLIATSGGLNQQRVGITDAVVVAWILNATLVVPELDHRSFWKDDSEFSDIFDTDWFISYLSKDVTVVKRIPYEVMISMDKLPWTMRAPRKSMPEFYIDEVLPILMRRRALQLTKFDYRLTNELDEELQKLRCRVNFHALRFKKSIQTLGKKLVRRLRVMSSRYVAIHLRFEPDMLAFSGCYYGGGEKERKELAEIRKRWDTLPDLSAEDERTRGKCPLTPHEIGLMLRALGFGNETYLYVASGEIYGGEETLRPLRELFPNFYTKEMLAGDDLKPFLPFSSRLAAVDFIVCDESDVFVTNNNGNMAKVLAGRRRYMGHKRTIRPNTKKLNALFQTRNQTGWDTFSQKVKKVQRGLMGEPDDPRHGRDDFHEMPSSCICQRVPVNRSATIQTRNLLAQAR